Proteins co-encoded in one Thermomicrobiales bacterium genomic window:
- a CDS encoding zinc ABC transporter substrate-binding protein codes for MRTGHPGRSRAGRVSALLSLITLAIVLTACGREVGGAPTDITDRRVHVVATTGMVGDVARNVGGERVAVTALMGPGVDPHLYKASARDVEAIDNADILFYSGLHLEGRMTSIFERLSVTRPTVPIAENIPVERLRRPPEFKGAYDPHVWFDVGLWSHSVDVVRDALIALDPDHAATYQNNAGVYRAELVALDAWVAEQFATIPAGARLLITAHDAFGYMGAAYGLEVRGLQGASTATEAGAADVRGLADLIVERGIKAIFVESSVPQATIEAVQAAVRARGHEVAIGGQLFSDAMGDEGTPEGTYIGMVRHNVATIVAALR; via the coding sequence GTGAGAACGGGTCATCCCGGACGCAGTCGCGCGGGCAGGGTTTCGGCGCTGCTCAGCCTCATCACCCTGGCGATCGTCCTCACGGCGTGCGGGCGAGAGGTCGGCGGCGCGCCGACTGACATCACGGACCGGCGCGTTCATGTCGTCGCGACGACCGGCATGGTCGGTGACGTCGCGCGGAACGTCGGCGGCGAGCGCGTCGCGGTCACCGCGTTGATGGGGCCGGGGGTCGACCCGCACCTGTACAAGGCGAGCGCACGAGACGTCGAGGCAATCGACAACGCGGACATCCTCTTCTATAGCGGCCTGCACCTCGAAGGCCGGATGACCTCAATATTCGAGCGGCTGAGCGTCACCCGGCCGACCGTGCCGATCGCCGAAAACATCCCGGTCGAGCGGCTGCGCCGGCCACCCGAGTTCAAGGGCGCCTACGACCCCCACGTCTGGTTCGACGTCGGGCTATGGAGCCATTCTGTGGACGTGGTCCGTGACGCGCTCATCGCGCTCGACCCGGACCACGCCGCGACCTACCAGAACAATGCCGGTGTCTACCGCGCCGAGCTCGTCGCCCTGGATGCCTGGGTCGCCGAGCAGTTCGCGACGATCCCCGCTGGCGCGCGGCTGCTGATCACCGCCCATGATGCCTTCGGCTATATGGGCGCTGCCTACGGGCTGGAGGTGCGCGGCCTACAGGGCGCCAGCACGGCGACCGAGGCCGGCGCCGCCGACGTGCGCGGGCTGGCCGACCTGATCGTCGAGCGCGGGATCAAGGCCATCTTCGTCGAATCGAGCGTGCCGCAGGCGACGATCGAGGCGGTTCAGGCCGCCGTCCGTGCCCGCGGACATGAGGTCGCCATCGGCGGCCAGCTGTTCTCCGACGCGATGGGCGACGAGGGCACACCAGAGGGAACCTACATCGGGATGGTCCGGCACAACGTCGCGACGATCGTCGCGGCGCTGCGCTGA